The sequence ACCATCCACTAtgacctcagtaataaacataaaggagaattatataattaaaatgCTTAGAATGACTTATAATTACTGATTAATATCTGTTATATACTGAGTAATAGAATAAGAGAGAGATAGTTGTTATTAGATGTTCAGGGAACAGATTTTACTTCAGGTTAGTCACTCTATCAGACGTGTAATTTAAAGCATTTCCCTTCCTTCTTCGTTTTGCAGGTTCATTGCAGTGTCCATACCTCTAAATTACAACCGTAAGCATGTGGACCATCGTCAGCTCATCCTGCTGTCGGCCACCTGGCTGCTGGCCCTGGCCGTAGCCTCACCTGTCATCTTCGGTATCAACAATGTGCCTAATCGCGACCCAAGCGAGTGCAAACTGGAAGACAATAACTACGTGGTTTATTCCTCCGTCTGCTCCTTCTTCATCCCCTGCCCCATCATGGTCCTGCTCTACTTCGGGGTTTTCCGTGGGCTGCAGCGCTGGGAAGAGAATCGCAGGGCCAAACTACGCAGCAGCATCGAGGCCTGCAGGAAGCTGCAGCACGCGGCCGTCGCCACCGCCCTCCCCCCGCTGGCGGGCACCATCCCCGGGCCGCTGCCAATGCCGCTGCCCAGGATCATCGAGAGGGACTTGGCCCAGTCTCGGCTGGACGACACGGACGAGTACATTCAGCAGGAGATTCCTTATCCTCGGCAGTACAGAGAGAACTCCGTGCCCACGCTGACCTTCAGCAACCATCAGTTCAGGAAAAAGAGAGCCAAGATCAACAGTAGGGAGAGGAAAGCTATGAGGGTGCTACCTGTCGTAGTAGGTGAGTCTTCCTCTTCTCATACAGCAGCTACAACTGAGTCTAAATATAGTTAAAGGACTATAACAGGGTTTTTGCATtaaggacagattcacaatttttcaactcTGTGGATTTTGCCCTCCATCActtggaggggatcttctaatggtcaatgtgaaagaaaaacctgttcaatgttcatttgggctcatTTGGAATCCTTTAAATACATACCAAATACAAACCACCACTTATCCACTACTTCTCCATAAGTTTTAAGCTGATTTTACAACAGAAAGCTAATTGACTTTTAATTGATCCAGCCAAGAGGTTCATCTGACCCAAATTTGGTGTATATGTTAAGGTGGGTTATGTTCATggaaaatactttaaatattataaatttacATTATTGTTGCAGTTCCATACAGTTGGGGACTTGCAATAGACAGAAAACAAGACTAGGTTCAGCTGGACCGTGGATGGTCAGTGGGTGAAACTGGgcattaaatgttcatctgcaatttcctgtagtggtcccagtcatatttgttgttaaagtgaaCTGAAggagcatcacatgacatggttaagctacgtttgagtaaaaaaaaaaagggtataattgcagttgcaagaacaatactttccattCATATCTTGGGgctgtttgatttgaaagagaacttattttaattctaattataactattctaattatcggttaactcctcctgctctttcatcCGTTTCACTCTGTGGATGTCTCTCGtttttttcactctgtattgagcgttttgtcagagtgatggttatttgggGAGCTTTAATTGTGTTCCCTCCCTCATGCCCAGGGCTGCCAAGTGTTGACTTCAGCTCGGAGTGAGATTTGTTCCCTgcgggggtggggggtggggtggaggggggtgtACTTTAGTTCATAATGCAATGACCATTATTTGTGGTTAATTGACCCACTTTGACATCTCTCTGGCCTTATTAGCCAACACCTTTTCATAAGACTTTCTTTTTgctcatttgtgtttatttagtttttgaTATATAGACCAGATATTACACATTCACCTCTTCATAAACAGCTGatattcatcaggctgaaacgagtCACGACAGTTGAGAGAATTTGTCGAATCCGACTTTGAACACCTCACAGAGAGAAGTTAAGATaagaatatacaaaaaatgGCAATGGGgtctttctgtgtggagtttgcatgttctccccgtgTCTGCATGTCCtacagaccaaaaacatgcaagTTAGGTTCATTAGTGGCTCTAAATTGCttgtaggtgtgaatgtgaatggttgtctgtctctatactacATGTTAGCCATGTGATTGACCGGTGAACTGTCCAGGTTGCTCCCTGCCTCTTGCGAATGGTGTCGCCCAAAGCTGAGATTGGCTCCACCTCCCCCAGtgaccctctagaggataagcGGTATAGAAAATGGATAGATATACGTATATGTTCTTCCATGAGGCCCATTGTCTCCTGAAACAACATGCCAATATCTCACCCTGCATTGTTTTAATGTAGAGGGGTGTTCGTAAGACAAAAGTTTAGCTGGCTTCAGCTTTTTTCACTGTAGCCTTCTGCATCAGCTAAAGTCAGTCTGAACACGGCATTATGGAAGG comes from Thunnus maccoyii chromosome 1, fThuMac1.1, whole genome shotgun sequence and encodes:
- the drd4b gene encoding dopamine receptor D4b, giving the protein MSDNFTDFTNDTLPSAAVTHYNFPALIFGILLIVIIAGGNVLVCLSVYLEKALKTTTNYFIVSLAFADLLLAVLVLPLFVYAEFQGGVWSLNMLMCDGLMTMDVMLCTASIFNLCAISVDRFIAVSIPLNYNRKHVDHRQLILLSATWLLALAVASPVIFGINNVPNRDPSECKLEDNNYVVYSSVCSFFIPCPIMVLLYFGVFRGLQRWEENRRAKLRSSIEACRKLQHAAVATALPPLAGTIPGPLPMPLPRIIERDLAQSRLDDTDEYIQQEIPYPRQYRENSVPTLTFSNHQFRKKRAKINSRERKAMRVLPVVVGCFLFCWTPFFVVHTTRAVCLTCDIPPSLMSTVTWLGYVNSALNPIIYTIFNTEFKKFFKKCFWRCC